The following proteins are encoded in a genomic region of Grus americana isolate bGruAme1 chromosome 5, bGruAme1.mat, whole genome shotgun sequence:
- the LRRC4C gene encoding leucine-rich repeat-containing protein 4C gives MLNKMTLHPQQIMIGPRFNRALFDPLLVVLLALQLLVVAGLVRAQTCPSVCSCSNQFSKVICVRKNLRDVPDGISTNTRLLNLHENQIQIIKVNSFKHLRHLEILQLSRNHIRTIEIGAFNGLANLNTLELFDNRLTTIPNGAFVYLSKLKELWLRNNPIESIPSYAFNRIPSLRRLDLGELKRLSYISEGAFEGLSNLRYLNLAMCNLREIPNLTPLVKLDELDLSGNHLTAIRPGSFQGLMHLQKLWMIQSQIQVIERNAFDNLQSLVEINLAHNNLTLLPHDLFTPLRLERIHLHHNPWNCNCDILWLSWWIKDKAPSNTACCARCHTPPSLKGRYIGELDLNYFTCYAPVIVEPPADLNVTEGMAAEMKCRASTSLTSVSWITPNGSVMTHGAYRVRIAVLSDGTLNFTKVTVQDTGLYTCMVSNSVGNTTASATLNVTALDNPGYTYFSTVTVETVEPSQDEAQTTEQVGPTPVTNWETTNMTPSLTPQSTRSTEKTFTIPVTDANNGIPGIDEVMKTTKIIIGCFVAITLMAAVMLVIFYKMRKQHHRQNHHAPTRTVEIINVDDELTGDTPIESHLPMPAIEHEHLNHYNSYKSPFNHTTTVNTINSIHSSVHEPLLIRMNSKDNVQETQI, from the coding sequence ATGTTGAACAAGATGACCTTACATCCACAGCAGATAATGATAGGTCCTAGGTTTAACAGGGCCCTATTTGACCCCCTGCTTGTGGTGCTGTTGGCTCTTCAGCTTCTTGTGGTGGCTGGTCTAGTGAGGGCTCAAACTTGCCCTTCTGTCTGCTCCTGCAGCAACCAGTTCAGTAAAGTGATTTGTGTGCGGAAAAATCTGAGAGACGTGCCAGACGGCATCTCCACCAACACCCGGTTACTCAATCTTCATGAGAACCAGATCCAAATCATTAAAGTTAATAGCTTCAAGCATCTGAGGCACCTAGAAatcctgcagctcagcaggaaTCACATCAGAACAATTGAGATAGGGGCTTTCAATGGTCTGGCCAATCTCAACACTTTGGAACTCTTTGACAATCGTCTGACCACTATCCCAAATGGGGCTTTTGTATACCTGTCAAAACTGAAGGAACTGTGGTTGAGAAACAACCCCATTGAGAGCATCCCTTCTTATGCTTTTAACAGAATCCCTTCTCTTCGGAGGTTGGATTTGGGGGAATTGAAAAGGCTTTCATACATCTCAGAAGGTGCCTTTGAAGGTCTGTCCAACTTGAGGTATTTGAACCTTGCCATGTGCAATCTTCGAGAGATTCCTAACCTCACCCCACTTGTAAAACTGGATGAGTTAGATCTTTCTGGGAATCACCTGACTGCCATCCGGCCAGGTTCTTTCCAAGGGTTAATGCATCTTCAGAAATTGTGGATGATACAGTCCCAGATTCAAGTGATAGAAAGGAATGCTTTCGATAACCTTCAGTCACTTGTAGAGATCAATCTGGCACACAACAATCTAACACTACTGCCTCATGACCTGTTCACACCACTCCGCCTAGAAAGGATCCACTTGCATCACAATCCTTGGAACTGCAACTGTGATATCCTTTGGCTCAGCTGGTGGATTAAAGACAAGGCACCCTCCAATACTGCATGCTGCGCCCGTTGCCACACACCTCCCAGTTTAAAAGGAAGGTACATTGGTGAGCTGGACCTGAATTACTTCACATGTTATGCTCCAGTCATAGTGGAGCCACCAGCAGACCTCAACGTCACAGAAGGCATGGCTGCAGAGATGAAATGCCGGGCATCAACCTCCCTGACCTCTGTATCTTGGATTACTCCAAATGGATCTGTTATGACACATGGGGCATACAGAGTTCGGATTGCTGTGCTCAGTGATGGCACATTAAATTTTACAAAGGTAACTGTGCAAGACACGGGTTTGTATACATGCATGGTGAGTAACTCTGTTGGGAATACCACAGCTTCTGCCACGCTGAATGTGACTGCCCTGGATAACCCTGGTTACACGTATTTTTCAACTGTCACAGTAGAGACTGTGGAACCTTCTCAGGATGAGGCACAGACCACAGAGCAGGTTGGGCCCACACCAGTTACCAACTGGGAGACCACTAACATGACACCCTCACTCACTCCACAGAGCACAAGatcaacagaaaaaacattcaCCATTCCTGTGACGGACGCAAACAACGGGATCCCAGGAATAGATGAAGTTATGAAGACTACCAAAATCATAATTGGTTGTTTTGTGGCTATCACTCTCATGGCTGCTGTGATGCTGGTAATTTTCTACAAAATGAGGAAACAGCATCACCGGCAGAACCATCATGCTCCAACACGGACTGTAGAGATCATTAATGTGGATGATGAGCTTACAGGTGACACACCCATAGAGAGTCATTTGCCCATGCCAGCAATAGAGCATGAGCACCTAAATCACTATAACTCTTATAAGTCTCCTTTCAACCACACAACAACAGTTAACACAATAAATTCAATACACAGTTCAGTGCATGAACCGTTATTGATCCGAATGAACTCAAAAGACAATGTACAAGAGACTCAAATCTAA